CACGCAGAACACGTCCAGATAGAAACCGAAGGCACGGGACGTCGAGATGAAGAGGTAGAACGCGGAACTGTGGAGGTCCTGATGGGAATCGAACTCGTGTACGAGTACCCGCTCCGCACCAAAGGCACGGATTGTCGAAAGCCCCGATAGCGACGCCGAGAGGTGAGAGTAGATCGGTGATCGTGCTGGTGGAACAAACATGGGTTCGTTTAATAATTCATGCTTGGTAAATCGTGATTCAACGTAAAAAAGTGACTTACTGATGGCCTCGACACGCTTGATGTTACGTGACGTGAGCAGATAGAAAGCGCGCATAAAATAAAAGATGATGCCAATCACAAAGGTAGGAATGAGATTGTACGGGTTGACGATagcaaccacgacgacgataccgATCAGCGAAAGGAAGATCTGAATTACGTCCACCGTAACGCTCGGTAGATACTCATCAATCTGGCCCATATCCTTCGAGAAACGGTTCAGAATACGACCGGATGGGTTCGTGTTGAAGAAGTACATCGTAGCCCGAGTGATTCCGTTAAACATGGCGTCGTGTAGCCGTCGTGAGGCTCTCATGGCCGTCTGTTAGTAGCGAGATAAAGAAGAGAACAAGTAATGAGATTGAAATTCCCTGCCATTCGAATGCTCGACACTTACCCGGAAGAAGAACATACTTCTCGTGAGCGTTATAATCACAGTGGCAACCGTCAGGGCGGTAAATATGTAGATATCGATGTAGCGGTCCTCATCCGCATTACCCGAGGCAAAGGCTCCACTGATGGCAGCGAAGAATTGCGCAATGCCACTATTTTTTTGCGGTTCTACGTTGGAACTAGAATCGCTCGTACTGTTCGTGTCATTTCCACCGATTCCACCGAACACATTCGCCATCGCTTCGGGGCTCTGTTCTGCTTTGTTGACCCAATAGGTAAGGAAGTAGTCACCACCGGATGCGGCCAACTGAGAGAGCAGAAACATGAACAGGATCGACGAGACGATAAAGTTGCCACCGGCTGCCCTAAAGTACGCCCGGTACACATCCCAACCGATCGAGCCCTCCTTCTGCTTTTCCTCGATCGCTTTCGCCTCGGGTGAATCGCCTGCATCTCCACCGGCTGAATCCATGCTCGATTCGCTGTTTTGGCGCTTGTACAGACTGCCGGACCGTTTGAACGACTCCGTATCGGTGCTGTCGTCCTCGCGGCCCGACGGTGCCGCCAGCAGCTGGGCAAAGTCGTGGCCACTCTCGCGCAGCTTATCGTACGTACCGACTGCCTCCACCCGTCCGTGCTTTAGCACCACGATCTGATCGGCGTTCTGCAGATACTGCAGCTGATGCGTCACGAGGATCACGATCTTGCCGCGCAAATACTCGCGCATGCAGTGATCGAACAGGTGGCGACCGACGTGCGAGTCCACCGCGCTCAGTGGATCGTCGAGCAGGTACACCTCGGCCCGCCGATACACTGCCCGGGCGAGACTGATGCGTGCCTTCTGACCACCCGACAACGATACGCCCCGCTCACCGACGATCGTCTTGTCGCCACTGGCGAAAAGATGAAAGTCGCGCTCGAGAGCGCACGTCTTTACGACCCGCTTGTACCGCTCACGGTCCATCGGCAGCCCGAACAGGATGTTCTGCCGAACGGTACCGGAGAAGAGCCATGGTTCCTGTGAGGCGTATGAGACCCGCCCATTCACGCTGATGTTGCCCGTTTCGAGCGGAAGCTCACCGAGGATCGCATGGATCAGGCTCGATTTACCGGCCCCGACGGGACCAATGACAGCCACCAGCGTACCGGGTTGAACGCGCAGATCGACTCCATCGAGCGTCAGTTCGGTCGCCTTTGGATCCCAGCGGGCAACTGCCTTCTCGACGATCACCCCAGCATCCGACAAATGATtgccatcaacatcaccattcagttgctgctcctccttcagCCCATCCGATTCCGAATGTTTGATGAGCCGGCTGCTGGGCAATGCCAGCGGATTAGCGGACTCCTTCTGCATCTCCTGCTGCATCTCAGAAGAGCTGGACGACACATCCTGCTGATCGACGACCGCAGTCATCGACACGCCCTCAGCCGCTTCAATTTCTTCGTACTGCATAAACTTCTGGATGCGGCGCACGGATACGAGCGCTTCGGCAAACTGGGCAATACCTTGCGGGAAGAAGATGGTCATCGTGGCGCGCAGGATGTTGTAGTACGCCGTAATGGCGAACGCTTTCTCCGCGGTAACGATCTCACCGAGCAGCGCGTACGCCACCAGGCTGATGAAGATGGAGACGCGCGTCGTGAACATGATGAACGAGAGCAGGATGCCTCGAATGTACGATACGTAGCGTATCACTTTAATCTCTTTCCTAAAATGGCGATCCCACAAGAGCACACATTAGTAAACCGACAGCGGGTACTTCGAATCATGAAGCAAACCAACGAACTTACTTGCGAGCCATCTCCACCAACCCTGCGAACGGTTTCTCCCAGGTGTACATCTTGATCACCTGGATACCCTGGATGATCTCGTTCATCAATCGTACTCGCTCATCAGTACGCAGTGCCGTTCGCAGTCGCAACACGGACGTCTTCTTCCCCAGGTACGCCTGCAGTGGGAtgaacagcagcaagaagatCACACCGAAGATCGCCGAAATACCAATCTCGCGATACATCAGGTACGTCACGACCACAGTTTCCAGTGGACCGAGCCACAGATAGTGCAGAAACAGTACGGCCAGATCCAATCGTCCGACATCGTTCGAAAGCAAATTCACCACCTGCCCAGCCGTCGTGTCACCGAGCGCGGTCTTGCTCAGCCGAAGGGACTTCCGGTAGATCATACTACAAGCAGCCACTCGGAGCTTCATACCGAGATGCAGCTGAGACAGCATGTACGGATGAATGAACAGCACGTTGATGGCACTACACAGAACGACCGCTCCAGCGTACAGATACGCTTCGCTGATGTCATTACCCTGGCGTGAATAGTATGCCACCAGCTTGCCAAGGAAGAACGGCTGCGTTACTCTGAAAGTGGAACGAATGAGTCATGAGAAGGAACGGCTCGCGAATTCACAACAACATCCAGTGGTACTCACTTGAACAGCATCTCCAGTGTCAGTAGCACCAATCCGAGGTAGGCCACCTCCCAGCCAAATACCCGGCTTCCGGCACGCAACAAGTTCGGTTCCTTGCCCCTCGATCGGGCCCTACTTTGCTCGTTTTCCCATGCTTGGCACAGCCGGTTCCCGAGTCCGTCGGATTTGTGCTCCTTCAGGGGTCGGTAGAGGTCGTCGGTGTTCAGCTCCTTCTTGTAGCCCTTGAAGAAGATGGGAATCGTCCAACCGAACACGATGTAGGAAAGAAAGTTGGCCCGCTGCCTTGGGCAGGGTTCACGTTCCTGGTGTTTCTGTCCCTCCATACCGGGTCACTACGGTCAGACGCACAAGGGCTCCTGTGAAACGGTAGAGAATCCGTTTGTTAATCGGTCACGTAGAGACGACAACTAACAACTCAGTTCGGTACAAGAGAGTGCAGCGTCATCTTGAGCATATGTACTGCACTGGTGATAACAGACGAAATACGAAGCCATATGAATATAAATTCATTATAAGCGATAACGCGAGTGCTAGTCGGCCAGTGCGGGAGTACACGCACAAACGAAAACATTCTCCCTACTACGGATGGTGTATGTGCCTTAGACATGCTCTCCGGGGCCATCATAGGGTTATCGAAATGTAATTTCCATCGCCAGCTGTAGAACTATGGTTTCTGTTGATGAATCACAGTTTTGAACAGTGTGATAGCATTATCACTCGACGTTCTACTGAAGCAACACACATCGCATCAAGAGGGTCGTTCCTGTTCGTACGATTTCTATAATATTTCGTTGAATCACATaatcaaaaaaatattttaacagaAGCAGCAATACAATTAAAGACAATTTCATGCAGACACATTAGCGTTGCCATACCTTTCCTATTTAGGCTAGACGATCTACACTAGCGAACAGCTTTATATGCTTAGCAGATCGAGAGCAGTCTGTCAGACTGACCTCCTCGGGCAGTCTGCGGTCGACGGTACCGATCGCGTTttaccttcaccttcacctagCAACCAGCCATGATGAGACACACACGCTAGCGTTGGCTCCCGAGAGTCCTTGGCCATTTTTACGGCCGAACTCATTCAACCGGAAACCGCCAATCCAAACTTCCACTTTCAGTACACCCGCCGCCGACTGGGCGAGTGAGCATGTGCgtgatatgatgatgatggccgaaagcaagcaaagcagaaTTTTCTTCACGGTCTGCTGGCACTATGAGGAGCACCGCGATGCGTGATTATGGCGGCACTAGACGAATCGGTGGTGCTTGCCTTTTCTGCCACCAGAAATCCCAGGCAGCAGAAGCCTGTTCAGATGATCCAATAATACGACTCGTTCTCACACACCGCCTAATCGCGATTAACTACACTAGCCCCTTAGACCTTCGAGTGAGCGAGGATTAAACAATGTCCGATTCAAGTGGCAGCCGGTATGCTTCACAGGATCGTGACGTGGGCTGTGACTCACCACGAGGCAAAACGGGGGAAGCTCTCTGCATATCCACTTGAAGTGGCCCCGAAGCGTGGATAGATCCGGTGGTAGAGGCCGGCTTTCCGGTACCGGTGATCCTATTCTTGTGAATCACCAAGGCCTGCCGGGCCGTTAATCCATCGCAAGTGGATCGTTTAACGGTTTGAAAGCGAACCAAGCAAGCCATCATTAGTGAGAGGAAGCTTCGGTTCCTCACTCACAATAGTAGACATCAgcaggggagagggggagtcCCTGCTTACCAGACAACGGATTCCGAGGCCACCAAAGTGCATGTCTCGGACTTATCGCTAGTACaactcccaaaacaaaaacaagtttCCTTACGTGTTCCGGTCCCTGGCAACATTGTTACCATTGGTTCTTCCACCGGTGTTGAGTGATTGATTTCACGCCCCTTCCCTGCTACCTCCGCCTAATGTAAACTCGCTGGCGGGAGTCCTTCAAGCGGCAGCCATTGCTCACCCAATTAACGGAAGGTAAAAGTTCGAGGTTCATATCGTGAAAATGCCTAAATATAACCGCATAGTTCCGTGTCCGGCTCTTCGCCTTGGATAGCTTGCTAGGCGCGTATACCATTGCAGATaggggtttgttgttgtagtagttgTTATGTATGTTTTGGAGGATCTGCGGCAGGTACCCCTCCGGGTGGTTGGGGAAAATCAATACACCCAATACCTATCGGTGCACCACCTGATAACGATTTGCAGTATGTACAGCGACTGCAATCGCTGGTTGACCCGTTTAGGGCGCTTTCACGGCAAATGCCAAGGTTATCACTCGATGGTTGCTGTGTTTTCTGTAACCGCGTTGGGGCAGATGAGTTTCAATTTAATGCGACAAATTTTGTTACGTTTTGTTCCGGATGGCCGATCCTACTAGGTCATTAGAAGCCCTCATtcgactcatcatcatcgacttcGCAGGAGCGAATCGACATCAGGGAAGCACCCTCGAGGAAAGAAATGAATCATTATCAGCTAATTAATAAACATTTGTCTTGCGAGCAACAGCTCTGCCCTAGGTAGACTGTGCTAGTAGGATTGTCGTAAATGATTCGTAGCGATAAGGGCTTGGCTCATGTAGATCATGTTTCTAATGACTAAGCCAAGCGCGCTCTATGCTCGCTAATCGCGTTAttggttctattttttttttttttggcatcaGCCCCAGAGGTGCAGTATGCTGACTTCTTATCTCTTTGCCAGTAGCGCCTCTCCAGACGACGCGCGCTATTCAAACAAACGTTAGCTCATTAGCTTGAACAAGGCGGCATGTCGTGGCTAAGGCTCAGCAGGATTTATAGCATTTTGGAGAAACAACGTCAACGCGAATTCCAAGGTTGTTGGGACGCTCTTGTATCTAAGGTCAATTTTAGATGAAAAAAGATATGGAAAAACCACCAGAAACCCTGACCTTGAAGgcagcgaaccagcgaatGTTTAGAAGAGACGATGGCCTCTAATCAGCTTCAGCATTTATCCTTCACCGAAACCAACCAGCTCCAGCAAACAGAGCAAAagatgaatgaatgatgaCATCGTAGGAAAACATTGCAATATTTGCTTGATCTTGCCCATTCAAAGGGGCGCCCTCGACCAGATGGTTCCATGATGGATAGTTTGATTCGTATCAAGCCCGTATCGCCTTCGATTGAATGTTACGCTTGTGACAATCACATTGATGAACCGCAGAAGAGGTAAACGCGCCTAAAACACCCGCTATCAAATCACTAGAGCTGATGACGTTACAATGAG
This sequence is a window from Anopheles darlingi chromosome 3, idAnoDarlMG_H_01, whole genome shotgun sequence. Protein-coding genes within it:
- the LOC125954963 gene encoding probable multidrug resistance-associated protein lethal(2)03659: MEGQKHQEREPCPRQRANFLSYIVFGWTIPIFFKGYKKELNTDDLYRPLKEHKSDGLGNRLCQAWENEQSRARSRGKEPNLLRAGSRVFGWEVAYLGLVLLTLEMLFKVTQPFFLGKLVAYYSRQGNDISEAYLYAGAVVLCSAINVLFIHPYMLSQLHLGMKLRVAACSMIYRKSLRLSKTALGDTTAGQVVNLLSNDVGRLDLAVLFLHYLWLGPLETVVVTYLMYREIGISAIFGVIFLLLFIPLQAYLGKKTSVLRLRTALRTDERVRLMNEIIQGIQVIKMYTWEKPFAGLVEMARKKEIKVIRYVSYIRGILLSFIMFTTRVSIFISLVAYALLGEIVTAEKAFAITAYYNILRATMTIFFPQGIAQFAEALVSVRRIQKFMQYEEIEAAEGVSMTAVVDQQDVSSSSSEMQQEMQKESANPLALPSSRLIKHSESDGLKEEQQLNGDVDGNHLSDAGVIVEKAVARWDPKATELTLDGVDLRVQPGTLVAVIGPVGAGKSSLIHAILGELPLETGNISVNGRVSYASQEPWLFSGTVRQNILFGLPMDRERYKRVVKTCALERDFHLFASGDKTIVGERGVSLSGGQKARISLARAVYRRAEVYLLDDPLSAVDSHVGRHLFDHCMREYLRGKIVILVTHQLQYLQNADQIVVLKHGRVEAVGTYDKLRESGHDFAQLLAAPSGREDDSTDTESFKRSGSLYKRQNSESSMDSAGGDAGDSPEAKAIEEKQKEGSIGWDVYRAYFRAAGGNFIVSSILFMFLLSQLAASGGDYFLTYWVNKAEQSPEAMANVFGGIGGNDTNSTSDSSSNVEPQKNSGIAQFFAAISGAFASGNADEDRYIDIYIFTALTVATVIITLTRSMFFFRTAMRASRRLHDAMFNGITRATMYFFNTNPSGRILNRFSKDMGQIDEYLPSVTVDVIQIFLSLIGIVVVVAIVNPYNLIPTFVIGIIFYFMRAFYLLTSRNIKRVEAITRSPIYSHLSASLSGLSTIRAFGAERVLVHEFDSHQDLHSSAFYLFISTSRAFGFYLDVFCVIYIAIVTLTFFLRGDSGGNVGLAITQALGMTGMVQWGMRQSAELENTMTSVERVVEYDDVDPEPALEAEGDKKPPKDWPAEGRVQFDKVCLRYAPDPTSEQVLRDLEFVIAPREKIGIVGRTGAGKSSLINALFRLSYNSGSIVIDGRETHQMGLHDLRAKLAIIPQEPVLFSGTLRFNLDPFDEYPDEKLWRALKEVKLEEAVNELPSGLSSKINEGGSNFSVGQRQLVCLARAILRENKVLVMDEATANVDPQTDKLIQQTIREKFNDCTVLTIAHRLNTVMDSDKVLVMDAGRCVEFGTPYELLTAESGPKVFYGMVKQTGKSTFNTLLKIAEESHNQNQQQQAKQVAEVSTTN